One window of the Archangium primigenium genome contains the following:
- a CDS encoding YtxH domain-containing protein, translating to MKKALLAVTLGSLLAGATGCHRNTRENAADKAERAGDKIEDAADEAKDNTKDAMESAGDKIEDATDK from the coding sequence ATGAAGAAGGCACTTCTGGCCGTGACGCTGGGTTCCCTGCTGGCTGGCGCCACGGGCTGCCACCGCAACACCCGTGAGAACGCCGCCGACAAGGCCGAGCGCGCCGGCGACAAGATCGAGGACGCCGCCGACGAGGCCAAGGACAACACCAAGGACGCGATGGAGAGCGCCGGCGACAAGATCGAGGACGCCACCGACAAGTAG
- a CDS encoding UbiA family prenyltransferase, which translates to MRAWLQASRLPSQAYLALPLLLGQVVAARERGGGLAWGTLVAVQLFGVFDQLYIVYANDWADQETDRRNRTATLFSGGSRVLVEGRLSSRALAVAAGVCAVGALGVSLGLAVGLHQPGLVLLALLALLLLWAYSYPPLKLSYRGGGELLQMLGVAGVLPVYGYLAQGGPLAAFPWALTALLLPTHLACAIATALPDEPSDRESGKHTVPVRLGGERAAWLILGLNGLTWLLAPGALSALGPRMSLGWLVPVVAALTVVAVRPAPPGSRRILVRVLAAVLATLATVAEVLRVLVFA; encoded by the coding sequence GTGAGGGCATGGCTCCAGGCGTCCCGGCTGCCCTCCCAGGCCTACCTCGCGCTGCCGCTATTGCTCGGCCAGGTCGTGGCGGCGCGGGAGCGCGGGGGGGGACTGGCCTGGGGCACGCTCGTGGCGGTGCAGCTCTTCGGCGTGTTCGACCAGCTCTACATCGTCTACGCCAACGACTGGGCGGACCAGGAGACGGACCGCCGCAACCGCACGGCCACGCTCTTCTCGGGAGGCTCGCGGGTGCTCGTCGAGGGGCGGCTGTCGTCCCGGGCGCTCGCGGTGGCCGCGGGGGTGTGCGCGGTGGGCGCGCTGGGCGTGTCCCTGGGCCTGGCGGTAGGGCTGCACCAGCCGGGGCTCGTGCTCCTGGCGCTCCTGGCCCTGCTGCTCCTGTGGGCCTACAGCTATCCGCCCCTGAAGCTGTCCTATCGCGGGGGCGGCGAGCTGTTGCAGATGCTGGGCGTGGCCGGGGTCCTGCCCGTGTACGGCTACCTGGCGCAGGGCGGCCCGCTCGCGGCGTTCCCCTGGGCGCTCACCGCGCTGCTGCTGCCCACGCATCTGGCGTGCGCCATCGCCACCGCGCTGCCCGACGAGCCCTCGGACCGGGAGAGCGGCAAGCACACCGTGCCCGTGCGCCTGGGCGGCGAGCGGGCCGCATGGCTCATCCTCGGGCTCAACGGCCTCACGTGGCTGCTGGCCCCGGGGGCCCTGAGCGCGTTGGGCCCGCGGATGAGTCTGGGCTGGCTCGTGCCGGTGGTGGCGGCGCTCACGGTGGTGGCCGTGCGGCCCGCGCCTCCGGGCTCGCGCCGCATCCTCGTGCGGGTGCTGGCCGCCGTGCTCGCCACGCTGGCCACGGTGGCCGAGGTGCTGCGCGTGCTCGTGTTCGCGTGA
- a CDS encoding glycerate kinase — MARWLVAPQEFKGTLTATQAAQALAEGLREGAPGVELDVAPLADGGPGTVDALLAGVGGERVVRTVTGPLGAPVSATYGLLDGGHTAVIEMAAASGLSLLAPEARDARRTSTHGTGELLRDALERGCRRLILGLGGSATTDGGTGALSALGWRFLDARGHPLPPGGAALQRLARVDASARHPALEHVEWWVASDVTAPLLGPEGAARLFGPQKGADAAAVEELEAALTHLADCLDPRLAQEEGTGAAGGFGYGLRALTHGRIVSGYELVARTLRLRERIAAVEAVLTGEGRFDRQTALGKGPGALAREARTLGKRTVLFAGQVAPDARTGDAPFDEVLEVSTRGPAGRPPAEALRQVGRDWATRA, encoded by the coding sequence ATGGCGCGCTGGCTCGTGGCCCCCCAGGAGTTCAAGGGCACCCTCACCGCCACCCAGGCGGCCCAGGCGCTCGCCGAGGGCCTGCGGGAGGGCGCGCCCGGCGTGGAGCTGGACGTGGCGCCGCTCGCGGATGGCGGTCCGGGCACGGTGGACGCGCTGCTCGCGGGGGTGGGCGGCGAGCGGGTGGTGCGCACCGTCACGGGGCCGCTCGGCGCGCCCGTCTCCGCCACCTACGGGCTGTTGGACGGGGGACACACGGCGGTCATCGAGATGGCGGCCGCCTCGGGGCTGTCCCTGCTCGCCCCGGAGGCCCGGGATGCCCGGCGCACCTCCACCCACGGCACCGGCGAGCTCCTCCGCGACGCCCTGGAACGCGGGTGTCGTCGGCTCATCCTCGGCCTGGGCGGCAGCGCCACCACGGACGGGGGGACGGGCGCGCTCTCGGCGCTCGGCTGGCGCTTCCTGGATGCGCGCGGCCACCCCCTGCCCCCCGGCGGCGCCGCGCTCCAGCGGCTCGCCCGGGTGGACGCGAGCGCCCGGCACCCGGCGCTGGAGCACGTGGAGTGGTGGGTGGCGTCGGATGTCACCGCGCCCCTGCTCGGCCCCGAGGGCGCCGCCCGACTCTTCGGTCCCCAGAAGGGCGCGGACGCGGCGGCCGTGGAGGAGTTGGAGGCGGCCTTGACGCACCTGGCCGACTGCCTCGACCCCAGGCTCGCCCAGGAGGAGGGCACGGGCGCGGCGGGCGGCTTCGGCTACGGCCTGCGGGCGCTCACCCACGGGCGGATCGTGTCGGGCTATGAGCTGGTGGCGCGCACCCTGCGGCTGCGGGAGCGGATCGCCGCCGTGGAGGCCGTGCTCACCGGAGAGGGGCGCTTCGATCGGCAGACCGCCCTGGGCAAGGGGCCCGGCGCCCTGGCCCGGGAGGCACGCACCCTGGGCAAGCGCACGGTGCTGTTCGCCGGACAGGTGGCTCCCGACGCGAGGACCGGGGACGCTCCGTTCGACGAGGTGCTCGAGGTCTCCACCCGGGGGCCCGCAGGACGGCCTCCCGCGGAGGCGCTGCGCCAGGTGGGCCGGGACTGGGCCACACGGGCCTGA
- a CDS encoding TonB family protein, whose product MTFPRFSPWSLLVVLLLVAPHVRAQAYEGARREEVDAGVHTPVLTKPPELVRTVEAVYPAEAAAAGRTASVQMLITLDAQGRVSDAQVTTPVGEGFDEAALAAVKQFEFTPAEVDGVPAPIQLQYVYNFVLQAPPPPPEDAPPPVPQSTLTGQLLARGSRTRVEGATVRCGDDPEAPEATSDAEGRFTLRVPSGVCDVRVVAGDYHLFATKETLAPSETTEVIFYLMPKAPGFETVVRGAREKKEVVRRTLERQELQKVPGSFGDPIRVLQNLPGVARSPFITGQLIVRGAAPDQTLTFFDGVEVPLLYHLGGGPSVVNAEFVDRIDFFPGGFGSRYGRAVGGIVDVATRKGASDTLHGSVKVDLLDSGFFLEAPITDGISIAGAARRSYVDVLLPLVLPEDPEGGTLLVLPRYWDYQVRMDFGAKRGEKGAGHSSGYVMAFGSDDLLRVVATGGGRNRDVTVDARTLFHRVKGDWTWRKGNLTSVVTPYFGYDLGSFGFGTTKLDANVWSLGLREDLSLELRPWLVARAGADLRFEHLVGEGTLPSVGGIQYPAFPGAEPLAEVQAIKRVANTFDSALFAEVDVKAGPVTVTPGLRATYSRIYGQTRYALDPRLWARWVLTEKMALKGSLGLYSQPPEAFNLEPAPLGNPRLSYERAFQSSLGVERQITDAIGLDVTGYFNRRYDLVVSPGDRVVNADGSITSYPYSNRGLGRAYGMEVMLRHAVTRNFFGWLAYTLNRSEQRRAGGDPYRLTTFDQTHILTAVGSYRLPYGLELGARMRYVTGRPTTPLQHTFDRYDVDRNRFYGTYGPTDSARFKAFHQLDLRLDKNWLFDRWTLTAYIDVQNVYNASNVEATFYDYRYREQFEVPGIPILPVVGVKGSF is encoded by the coding sequence GTGACCTTCCCCCGCTTCTCGCCCTGGTCGCTGCTCGTCGTCCTCCTGCTCGTCGCACCCCACGTCCGGGCCCAGGCCTACGAGGGCGCGCGCCGCGAGGAGGTGGACGCGGGCGTGCATACCCCCGTGTTGACCAAGCCGCCCGAGCTCGTGCGCACCGTGGAGGCCGTCTACCCCGCCGAGGCGGCTGCCGCCGGCCGGACGGCCTCGGTGCAGATGCTCATCACCCTGGACGCGCAGGGCCGGGTGTCCGACGCCCAGGTCACCACCCCGGTGGGTGAGGGCTTCGACGAGGCGGCGCTCGCGGCGGTGAAGCAGTTCGAGTTCACCCCGGCCGAGGTGGATGGCGTACCGGCGCCCATCCAGCTCCAGTACGTCTACAACTTCGTGCTCCAGGCGCCCCCGCCGCCGCCGGAGGACGCGCCGCCGCCCGTGCCCCAGTCCACGCTCACCGGGCAATTGCTCGCGCGCGGCAGCCGCACGCGCGTGGAGGGCGCCACGGTGCGCTGTGGCGACGACCCCGAGGCCCCCGAGGCCACGAGCGACGCGGAGGGCCGCTTCACCCTGCGGGTGCCCTCGGGCGTCTGTGACGTGCGCGTGGTGGCGGGCGACTACCACCTCTTCGCCACGAAGGAGACCCTGGCCCCCTCGGAGACGACGGAGGTCATCTTCTACCTGATGCCCAAGGCGCCGGGCTTCGAGACGGTGGTGCGCGGGGCGCGCGAGAAGAAGGAGGTGGTGCGCCGCACCCTGGAGCGCCAGGAGTTGCAGAAGGTGCCGGGCAGCTTCGGTGACCCCATCCGCGTGCTGCAGAACCTGCCGGGCGTGGCCCGCTCGCCCTTCATCACCGGCCAGCTCATCGTGCGTGGCGCCGCGCCGGACCAGACGCTCACCTTCTTCGACGGGGTGGAGGTGCCGCTGCTCTACCACCTGGGCGGTGGCCCGTCGGTGGTCAACGCCGAGTTCGTGGACCGCATCGACTTCTTCCCGGGCGGCTTCGGCTCGCGCTACGGCCGCGCGGTGGGCGGCATCGTGGACGTGGCCACGCGCAAGGGCGCCTCCGACACGCTGCACGGCTCGGTGAAGGTGGACCTGCTGGACTCGGGCTTCTTCCTGGAGGCCCCCATCACGGACGGCATCTCCATCGCCGGTGCCGCGCGGCGCTCCTACGTGGACGTGCTCCTGCCGCTCGTGCTGCCGGAGGACCCCGAGGGCGGCACGCTGCTCGTGCTGCCGCGCTACTGGGACTACCAGGTGCGCATGGACTTCGGCGCCAAGCGCGGAGAGAAGGGGGCGGGCCACAGCTCCGGCTACGTGATGGCCTTCGGTTCGGACGACCTGCTGCGGGTGGTGGCCACCGGCGGCGGTCGCAACCGCGACGTCACCGTGGACGCGCGCACGCTCTTCCACCGCGTCAAGGGCGACTGGACGTGGCGCAAGGGCAACCTCACCTCCGTGGTCACGCCCTATTTCGGCTACGACCTGGGCAGCTTCGGCTTCGGCACGACGAAGCTCGACGCGAACGTCTGGTCGCTCGGCCTGCGCGAGGACCTGTCCTTGGAACTGCGGCCCTGGCTCGTCGCGCGCGCGGGCGCGGACCTCCGCTTCGAGCACCTGGTGGGGGAGGGCACCCTGCCGTCCGTGGGCGGCATCCAGTACCCGGCCTTCCCGGGCGCGGAGCCCCTGGCGGAGGTGCAGGCCATCAAGCGCGTGGCGAACACCTTCGACAGCGCGCTCTTCGCGGAGGTGGACGTCAAGGCGGGGCCGGTGACGGTGACGCCGGGCCTGCGCGCCACGTACTCGCGCATCTACGGCCAGACGCGCTACGCGTTGGATCCCCGCCTGTGGGCGCGCTGGGTGCTCACGGAGAAGATGGCGCTCAAGGGCAGCCTGGGCCTGTACAGCCAGCCGCCGGAGGCCTTCAACCTGGAGCCCGCGCCGCTGGGCAACCCCCGGCTGTCCTACGAGCGCGCCTTCCAGTCGAGCCTGGGCGTGGAGCGGCAGATCACCGACGCCATCGGCCTGGACGTCACCGGCTACTTCAACCGCCGGTATGACCTGGTGGTCAGCCCCGGGGACCGGGTGGTCAACGCGGACGGCTCCATCACGAGCTACCCGTACTCCAACCGGGGCCTGGGCCGCGCGTACGGCATGGAGGTGATGTTGCGCCACGCCGTCACGCGCAACTTCTTCGGCTGGCTGGCCTATACGCTCAACCGCTCCGAGCAGCGGCGCGCGGGAGGAGATCCCTACCGGCTGACCACGTTCGACCAGACGCACATCCTCACCGCGGTGGGCAGCTACCGGCTGCCCTACGGCCTGGAGCTGGGCGCGCGCATGCGGTACGTGACGGGCCGACCCACCACGCCCTTGCAGCACACCTTCGACCGGTACGACGTGGACCGCAACCGCTTCTACGGCACCTACGGGCCCACGGATTCGGCCCGCTTCAAGGCCTTCCACCAGCTGGATCTGCGGTTGGACAAGAACTGGCTGTTCGATCGCTGGACGCTCACCGCGTACATCGATGTGCAGAACGTCTACAACGCCTCCAACGTGGAGGCGACCTTCTACGACTACCGCTACCGGGAGCAGTTCGAGGTGCCTGGCATCCCGATCCTCCCGGTCGTCGGCGTCAAGGGGAGTTTCTGA
- a CDS encoding prenyltransferase, which produces MAVESMGAAARWRYALKPASWPKVFVPAVFGQAVGALVAGRLSGPALLWGVLWTAADIAFIVWLNDWGDREVDALKRRMFPRGCSPKTIPDGLLSARAVLGAGLGAGGLALGLAAVGGAGLGRPALLPLAALSLGIFVAYTLPPLRLNYRGGGELLEMVGVGGVLPALHVYAQCGEGAPAFFLRWLPGLLALSLASALASGLSDEESDRAGGKRTFTTAWGNTRARRVTEGLVGLGALLWLVAGGVLAVPVVLFFGGRMMRRSAGAVTNAFAEQGAYKQELHRAIWWGTAALAASLVLTGGRTPW; this is translated from the coding sequence GTGGCGGTCGAGTCGATGGGAGCCGCGGCGCGGTGGCGGTACGCGCTCAAGCCGGCGAGCTGGCCCAAGGTGTTCGTTCCCGCGGTGTTCGGGCAGGCGGTGGGCGCGCTCGTCGCGGGCCGACTGTCGGGCCCCGCGCTGCTGTGGGGCGTGCTGTGGACCGCCGCGGACATCGCCTTCATCGTGTGGCTCAATGACTGGGGCGACCGCGAGGTGGATGCCCTCAAGCGCCGCATGTTCCCCCGGGGCTGCTCGCCCAAGACGATCCCCGACGGCCTCTTGTCCGCGCGCGCGGTGCTCGGGGCGGGGCTGGGGGCGGGAGGGCTCGCGCTGGGGCTCGCGGCGGTGGGCGGCGCGGGGCTGGGGCGCCCGGCGTTGCTGCCGCTCGCGGCGCTGAGCCTGGGGATCTTCGTGGCCTACACCCTGCCGCCCCTGCGGCTCAACTACCGGGGCGGAGGCGAGCTGCTGGAGATGGTGGGCGTGGGCGGGGTGCTGCCCGCGCTGCACGTCTACGCGCAGTGTGGGGAGGGCGCGCCCGCGTTCTTCCTGCGGTGGCTGCCCGGGCTGTTGGCCCTGTCCCTGGCGAGCGCGCTCGCCAGTGGCCTGTCGGACGAGGAGAGCGATCGCGCCGGGGGCAAGCGCACCTTCACCACGGCGTGGGGCAACACGCGGGCGCGGCGGGTGACGGAGGGCCTGGTGGGGCTGGGCGCGCTGCTGTGGCTGGTGGCGGGCGGCGTGCTGGCCGTGCCGGTGGTGCTGTTCTTCGGCGGGCGCATGATGCGCCGGAGCGCGGGCGCGGTGACGAACGCGTTCGCCGAGCAGGGGGCGTACAAGCAGGAGCTGCACCGGGCCATCTGGTGGGGCACGGCGGCGCTGGCGGCGTCCCTGGTGCTCACGGGCGGGAGGACGCCATGGTGA
- a CDS encoding ferrochelatase yields MVNPHLQDALEELEGLGPRLGERASLDPSRACAPLPVELAARVLAGNTHEARGRAFLRGLRDVVLVLSEDFPDNIFWDLDYLASQLWRAGGPREIEDFTHRVVGLFRGFGNKSELRFRYAHDFLFGFDWARWVAREPRERADIGPFDPPFFDYLESRREELLGLIAENDAKYHPLEGEAFRNPFVFMREPHEEALLHQTLAREDFIPVKAWRLDGERRWELPFSDLRTEAARRLGLLREASP; encoded by the coding sequence ATGGTGAATCCCCACCTCCAGGACGCGCTCGAGGAGCTGGAGGGGCTGGGGCCCCGCCTGGGCGAGCGGGCCTCGTTGGACCCCTCGCGGGCGTGCGCGCCGCTGCCGGTGGAGCTGGCGGCGCGGGTGCTCGCCGGCAACACGCACGAGGCGCGGGGACGGGCCTTCCTCCGGGGCCTGCGGGACGTGGTGCTCGTGCTGAGCGAGGACTTCCCGGACAACATCTTCTGGGACCTGGACTACCTGGCGAGCCAGCTGTGGCGGGCGGGCGGGCCCCGGGAGATCGAGGACTTCACGCACCGGGTGGTGGGCCTGTTCCGGGGCTTCGGCAACAAGTCCGAGCTGCGCTTCCGCTATGCCCATGACTTCCTGTTCGGCTTCGACTGGGCGCGCTGGGTGGCGCGCGAGCCCCGGGAGCGCGCGGACATCGGGCCCTTCGATCCGCCCTTCTTCGACTACCTGGAGTCGCGGCGGGAGGAGCTGCTCGGGCTCATCGCGGAGAACGACGCCAAGTACCATCCGCTGGAGGGCGAGGCGTTCCGCAACCCCTTCGTCTTCATGCGCGAGCCCCACGAGGAGGCGCTGCTGCACCAGACGCTCGCGCGGGAGGACTTCATCCCGGTGAAGGCCTGGCGCCTGGATGGGGAGCGCCGCTGGGAGCTGCCCTTCTCGGACCTGCGGACCGAGGCGGCCCGGAGGCTGGGCCTGCTGCGCGAGGCGAGCCCGTGA
- a CDS encoding class I SAM-dependent rRNA methyltransferase — protein sequence MSKPPAPGSRPERRSGPPAGGFKRPSHRPEKPAPDRTSPDLAPDGLPQVSIVRRGVERWQGGHPWIYRADLNGDPALEGGEVVRVVDNRGWFLGKAFYSKQSKISLRWLSYDDVPVDTDFFRQRLAQANAMRQRALPGETTYRLVHGEADLLPGLVVDRYGDCLSVQFLTPGTEQRKQLIVELLVELFKPRAIVNRSDVGVRALEGLPQEKGVLYGELSGPVPYDEGLVRVRADLMEGQKTGAFLDQRENHVMAAQYAFGEALDCFSYVGGFALQLATRAQKVTAVEISEQAAGQLRANAAANKLSNVDVVVANAFDYLRDTLDEGHRFDTIVLDPPSFAKNKDAIPGALRGYKELNLRAIQLLRPGGFLITASCTYHIDEQGFEDMLVSAATDAKRRVQIIEKRGAGKDHPVLLNLRETRYLKCFVLRVL from the coding sequence ATGTCCAAGCCTCCTGCCCCTGGTTCCCGTCCCGAACGCCGTTCCGGCCCCCCCGCTGGTGGCTTCAAGCGTCCCTCGCACCGTCCGGAGAAGCCCGCGCCGGACCGGACCTCGCCGGACCTCGCCCCGGACGGTCTGCCCCAGGTGTCCATCGTGCGCCGCGGCGTCGAGCGCTGGCAGGGCGGCCATCCGTGGATCTACCGCGCCGACCTCAACGGCGACCCGGCGCTCGAGGGCGGCGAGGTGGTGCGCGTGGTGGACAACCGGGGCTGGTTCCTCGGCAAGGCCTTCTACTCGAAGCAGTCGAAGATTTCCCTGCGCTGGCTGTCCTACGACGACGTGCCGGTGGACACGGACTTCTTCCGCCAGCGCCTGGCCCAGGCCAACGCCATGCGCCAGCGCGCCCTGCCCGGGGAGACCACCTACCGGCTGGTGCACGGCGAGGCGGACCTCTTGCCGGGACTCGTGGTGGACCGCTACGGCGACTGCCTGAGCGTACAGTTCCTCACCCCCGGCACCGAGCAGCGCAAGCAGCTCATCGTGGAGCTGCTGGTGGAGCTGTTCAAACCGCGCGCCATCGTCAACCGCTCGGACGTGGGCGTGCGCGCGCTGGAGGGGCTGCCCCAGGAGAAGGGCGTGCTGTACGGCGAGCTGTCCGGCCCGGTGCCGTACGACGAGGGGCTCGTGCGCGTGCGCGCGGACCTGATGGAGGGCCAGAAGACGGGCGCGTTCCTGGACCAGCGCGAGAACCACGTCATGGCCGCGCAGTACGCCTTCGGCGAGGCGCTGGACTGCTTCTCGTACGTGGGCGGCTTCGCGCTGCAGCTCGCCACGCGGGCCCAGAAGGTCACCGCCGTGGAGATCTCCGAGCAGGCCGCGGGCCAGCTGCGCGCCAACGCGGCGGCCAACAAGCTCTCCAACGTGGACGTGGTGGTGGCCAACGCCTTCGACTACCTGCGCGACACGCTGGACGAGGGCCACCGCTTCGACACCATCGTGTTGGACCCGCCCTCGTTCGCCAAGAACAAGGACGCCATCCCCGGGGCGCTGCGCGGCTACAAGGAGCTCAACCTGCGCGCCATCCAGCTGTTGCGGCCGGGCGGCTTCCTCATCACCGCGAGCTGCACGTACCACATCGACGAGCAGGGCTTCGAGGACATGCTCGTGTCGGCGGCCACGGACGCCAAGCGGCGCGTGCAGATCATCGAGAAGCGGGGCGCGGGCAAGGATCACCCCGTGCTGCTCAACCTGCGCGAGACGCGCTACCTCAAGTGCTTCGTGCTGCGGGTGCTCTAG
- a CDS encoding class I lanthipeptide, with translation MKTDKAQKKLSLNKETLRNLSDESLDQVAGGNGDSAGVICVFSVLLICGDSIICSVLAGSCNNENGS, from the coding sequence ATGAAGACCGACAAGGCCCAGAAGAAGCTCAGCCTCAACAAGGAGACCCTGCGCAACCTGTCCGACGAGAGTCTGGATCAGGTGGCCGGCGGCAATGGTGACTCGGCGGGTGTCATCTGCGTCTTCTCCGTGCTGCTCATCTGCGGCGACTCCATCATCTGCTCGGTGCTCGCCGGCTCCTGCAACAACGAGAACGGCAGCTAG
- a CDS encoding YkgJ family cysteine cluster protein, protein MRGADWEDEDEAARPGGTHAEERVLKELRTVYQHADAAYAPYSCPASGECCQLAVTRRQPWLWWPEWLLLARRHPLPPARADGACPYLDATGRRCSVYADRPFGCRTFFCERIQGPARQPAETVNALLVRLERLSERLRPALKAPRPLLDWHAEALPRE, encoded by the coding sequence ATGCGCGGCGCGGACTGGGAAGACGAGGACGAGGCGGCGCGCCCGGGCGGCACCCATGCCGAGGAGCGGGTCCTCAAGGAGCTGCGCACCGTCTACCAGCACGCGGACGCGGCCTACGCCCCCTACTCCTGCCCGGCCAGCGGCGAGTGCTGCCAGCTCGCCGTCACCCGGCGCCAGCCCTGGCTGTGGTGGCCCGAGTGGCTGCTGCTCGCCCGCCGTCACCCCCTGCCCCCCGCGCGCGCGGATGGGGCCTGTCCCTACCTGGACGCCACGGGCCGCCGCTGCTCGGTGTACGCGGACCGGCCCTTCGGCTGCCGGACCTTCTTCTGCGAGCGCATCCAGGGCCCCGCCCGCCAGCCCGCGGAGACGGTGAACGCCCTGCTCGTGCGCCTCGAGCGCCTGTCCGAGCGCCTGCGCCCCGCGTTGAAGGCCCCCCGCCCGTTGTTGGACTGGCATGCGGAGGCCCTCCCCCGCGAGTAG
- a CDS encoding class I lanthipeptide, protein MKTDKAQKKLSLNKETLRNLSDESLDQVAGGNGDSAGVICLFSILIICGDSIVCSVLAGSCNNENGG, encoded by the coding sequence ATGAAGACCGACAAGGCGCAGAAGAAGCTCAGCCTCAACAAGGAGACCCTGCGCAACCTGTCCGACGAGAGCCTGGATCAGGTGGCCGGCGGTAACGGTGACTCCGCGGGCGTCATCTGCCTCTTCTCCATCCTCATCATCTGTGGTGACTCCATCGTCTGCTCGGTGCTCGCCGGCTCCTGCAACAACGAGAACGGCGGGTAG
- a CDS encoding class I lanthipeptide, with protein MKNDMKQAKLRLNKETVRNLSDESLGHVAGGNGDSAGVICVFSILLICGDSIVCSVLAGSCNNDNGG; from the coding sequence ATGAAGAACGACATGAAGCAGGCCAAGCTCCGCCTCAACAAGGAGACGGTGCGCAACCTGTCCGACGAGAGCCTGGGTCACGTCGCGGGCGGCAATGGAGATTCGGCGGGCGTCATCTGCGTCTTCTCCATCCTGCTCATCTGTGGTGACTCCATCGTCTGCTCGGTGCTCGCCGGCTCCTGCAACAACGACAACGGCGGGTGA